One genomic segment of Pempheris klunzingeri isolate RE-2024b chromosome 21, fPemKlu1.hap1, whole genome shotgun sequence includes these proteins:
- the rheb gene encoding GTP-binding protein Rheb, translating to MPQPKSRKIAVLGYRSVGKSSLTIQFVEGQFVDSYDPTIENTFTKTMTVNGQEYNLQLVDTAGQDEYSIFPQSYTIDVDGYILIYSVTSYKSFEVVRVIHEKLLDMVGNVQVPIILVGNKKDLHMERVIGFEEGKALSESWNAAFLESSAKENQTAVEVFRRMILEVEKMEAGQPQGRTPCSMM from the exons ATGCCGCAGCCAAAATCCCGCAAAATCGCCGTGTTGGGCTACAGATCGGTGG gGAAGTCCTCTCTCACCATCCAGTTCGTGGAGGGACAGTTTGTCGATTCCTATGATCCCACCATAGAgaaca CGTTCACTAAGACGATGACGGTCAACGGTCAGGAGTACAACCTGCAGCTGGTCGACACGGCTGGACAG gacGAGTACTCCATCTTCCCTCAGAGTTACACCATCGACGTCGACGGCTACATCCTCATCTACTCTGTAACATCCTACAAAAG CTTCGAGGTGGTCCGAGTTATCCACGAGAAGCTGCTGGACATGGTGGGAAACGTCca ggTGCCGATCATTTTAGTTGGCAACAAGAAGGACTTACACATGGAGAG GGTGATCGGGTTCGAGGAGGGCAAAGCTCTGTCCGAGTCGTGGAACGCCGCCTTCCTGGAGTCTTCAGCCAAAGAAAACCAG ACGGCGGTGGAGGTGTTCAGGAGGATGATCCTGGAggtggagaagatggaggcGGGTCAGCCACAGGGTCGGACACCATGCTCTATGATGTAG
- the eci2 gene encoding enoyl-CoA delta isomerase 2, with protein sequence MAGVSLKFSAPWRFLKLRSLLQSSNVPGLRLHTTSSRMMAATVEQFEEAKRRLGTLKNDPGNEVKLKIYALFKQATQGPCNTPKPGMLDFVNKVKWDSWKSLGSISQEEARQQYCDLIGSLVVAEGGSSAQVAAKPAGSGTTYETLLVTTEDDITTIKLNRPSKKNAITTEMYNEIMAALEQAAKDDSVITVFTGAGDFYCSGNDLTNFTKIPEGGVEAMARSGGDLLRKYVKTYIDFPKPLVAVVNGPAVGISVTVLGLFDVVYATERATFHTPFSQLGQSAEGCSSYTFPKIMGHAKATEMLLFNKKLTAAQACDLGLVTEVFPDSSFQSEVWTRLKEYAKLPPNSLALSKQLIRSVEKERLHAVNDAEVERLTERWTSDECFNAVMSFFQAKAKL encoded by the exons ATGGCCGGTGTCTCCCTGAAGTTCTCCGCTCCCTGGCGCTTTCTCAAATTAAGAAG CCTGCTCCAGTCCTCCAACGTTCCCGGTCTGAGGCTCCACACCACGTCCTCCCGTATGATGG CTGCAACGGTGGAACAGTTCGAGGAGGCCAAGAGAAGACTGGGGACGCTGAAGAACGACCCGGGCAACGAGGTCAAACTGAAGATCTACGCTCTCTTCAAACAG gccaCTCAGGGTCCCTGTAACACTCCCAAACCAGGAATGCTGGACTTTGTCAACAAGGTGAAGTGGGACTCCTGGAAATCTCTGGGCTCCATCTCTCAG GAAGAAGCCAGGCAGCAGTACTGCGACCTGATTGGCTCCCTGGTGGTGGCAGAAGGTGGGAGCTCCGCCCAGGTGGCTGCAAAGCCTGCTGGGAGCGGAACGACCTACGAGACACTATTGGTCACCACGGAGGATGACATCACAACCATCAAGCTGAACCGACCGTCCAAGAAGAACGCCATCACTACCGAG ATGTACAACGAGATCATGGCAGCTCTGGAGCAGGCGGCCAAAGACGACTCCGTCATCACTGTTTTcactg GCGCTGGTGATTTCTACTGCAGCGGGAACGACCTGACCAACTTCACCAAGATCCccgagggaggggtggaggccATGGCCAGAAGTGGAGGAGACCTGCTCAG GAAGTACGTGAAGACCTACATCGACTTCCCCAAGCCGCTGGTTGCCGTGGTGAACGGACCAGCCGTGGGGATCTCAGTCACGGTGCTGGGACTGTTCGACGTGGTGTACGCCACAGAgagg GCGACCTTCCACACTCCGTTCAGCCAGCTGGGTCAGAGCGCTGAGGGCTGCTCCTCCTACACCTTCCCCAAAATAATGGGCCACGCCAAG gccacagagatgctgctgttcAATAAGAAGCTGACGGCGGCTCAGGCCTGTGACCTCGGTCTGGTCACTGAGGTTTTCCCTGACAGCAGCTTCCAGTCAGAGGTTTGGACCAGACTGAAGGAGTACGCCAAGCTGCCCCCCAAc tctctggctctgtccaaacaGCTGATCCGGTCGGTGGAGAAGGAGCGCCTGCACGCGGTGAACGACGCCGAGGTCGAGCGTCTGACCGAACGATGGACGTCAGACGAGTGTTTCAACGCCGTCATGAGCTTCTTCCAGGCCAAGGCCAAactgtga